A genomic window from Salvia hispanica cultivar TCC Black 2014 chromosome 5, UniMelb_Shisp_WGS_1.0, whole genome shotgun sequence includes:
- the LOC125190379 gene encoding pentatricopeptide repeat-containing protein At2g26790, mitochondrial-like: protein MKLEPISALSFFNNLKEKGFRHDATCYLAMIKVLCYWRMDRQLDCLFTDIINLKGEDLCFEVSELLDAMAEELKSDGPSSLLRAFDTLIKSYASLEMFDEAIGTLFATRRHGVGPCLLSCNFLMNRLVVHGKVETAVAIYRQLKNIDVEPNIYTYGIAVKAYCRMGSLAEAEEVFREMEEAGVVPDCFTYTAYLEGLCWHGLSDIAYKLLRALDAKAVPVDAYAYATVIKGFVSEKKLKDAEMLLHDMEEHRVVPNEFCYYTLIQGYCDSGDIVRVLAIHNKMVSNGIRTNCSILSSILQCLRLKGMYTEAINQFVNYKKLGIYLDEVTHNVAIDAFCKLGMLDDAKRLFDEMKNKKLIPDIVHYTTLINGHCLEGNIFDAEHLFEEMKTSGLRADIITYNVLAGGLSRNGLLDKVFSLLDTMKEQGLTPSSVTHNMIIEGLCIAKRVEEAETYFINLGEKSIENYSSMVNCYCKSGNAIKGFKLFCRLFSQGVLISNNSCAKLIESLCSEGENKEAIRVLELMLSTDNGPNRTMYIKLITALCSAGNMKMAQWAFDQMVGRGLTPDVVIYTIMMNGYCQRKLLQEASALFGDMKKRHISPDIITHTVFIDGKCKRTLKMARSKKDLEGNKTVKQIASNFLLEMKDKKLKPDVICYTALIDSQCKSGNLQEAVSLFNELIEQGLLPDTVAYTALISGYCKQGNVDKAFTLMDEMKSKGIQPDDRTMVPLVQVIKDS, encoded by the coding sequence atgaaattggaACCAATTTCTGCACTATCCTTTTTTAACAATCTCAAGGAGAAGGGATTTCGGCATGATGCCACATGTTACTTGGCTATGATTAAGGTACTCTGCTATTGGCGCATGGACCGACAACTGGATTGTTTATTTACAGATATTATAAACTTGAAAGGGGAGGATTTGTGTTTTGAGGTATCTGAGTTGTTGGATGCAATGGCTGAGGAGCTCAAGTCTGATGGGCCTAGCTCCCTGCTTCGGGCTTTTGACACCCTCATCAAGAGTTATGCTAGTTTAGAAATGTTCGATGAGGCAATTGGCACTCTCTTTGCAACTAGAAGGCACGGCGTTGGGCCGTGTTTGTTGTCATGCAACTTTTTGATGAATAGGTTAGTTGTGCATGGAAAAGTGGAAACAGCTGTTGCTATCTATAGACAGCTGAAAAATATTGATGTGGAGcccaatatatatacttatgGGATTGCAGTTAAGGCATATTGTCGAATGGGAAGTTTGGCAGAAGCTGAAGAGGTCTTTCGGGAGATGGAGGAGGCTGGGGTGGTGCCTGATTGTTTTACTTATACAGCTTATCTTGAAGGACTCTGCTGGCATGGTCTGTCAGATATAGCATATAAGCTTTTACGAGCTTTGGATGCCAAAGCTGTCCCTGTGGATGCTTATGCTTATGCTACTGTCATTAAAGGGTTTGTTAGTGAGAAGAAGCTGAAAGATGCAGAAATGCTATTACATGACATGGAAGAACACAGGGTAGTCCCAAATGAATTTTGCTATTACACTTTAATTCAGGGATATTGTGATTCTGGGGATATAGTTAGAGTTTTGGCCATCCACAACAAGATGGTGTCTAATGGTATCAGAACCAATTGTTcaattctctcttcaattctTCAGTGCTTGAGACTGAAAGGCATGTACACTGAAGCAATAAACCAGTTCGTTAACTATAAAAAGCTGGGCATCTATCTGGATGAAGTCACACATAATGTTGCTATTGATGCTTTTTGCAAATTGGGCATGTTAGATGATGCAAAAAGATTGTTTGATGAGATGAAGAATAAGAAACTCATACCAGATATTGTGCATTATACGACCTTGATAAATGGTCACTGTCTGGAAGGAAATATTTTTGATGCTGAGCATTTATTTGAGGAAATGAAGACAAGTGGCCTGAGAGCTGATATTATTACGTATAATGTCCTCGCTGGTGGATTGTCTCGGAATGGACTTCTGGATAAGGTGTTTTCCCTGCTGGATACGATGAAAGAGCAAGGCTTGACCCCCAGTAGTGTTACGCACAACATGATCATTGAAGGCCTTTGCATCGCAAAGAGAGTGGAAGAAGCTGaaacatatttcattaatcTGGGAGAAAAGAGCATAGAAAATTATTCTTCCATGGTGAATTGTTACTGTAAATCAGGCAATGCGATCAAGGGCTTTAAACTTTTCTGTCGATTGTTTAGCCAAGGAGTACTTATAAGTAATAATTCATGTGCAAAACTTATTGAAAGCCTCTGTTCGGAAGGGGAAAATAAAGAGGCCATTAGAGTTCTTGAGCTTATGCTTTCTACCGACAATGGCCCTAATAGGACAATGTACATCAAGCTTATCACAGCTCTCTGCAGTGCTGGAAACATGAAAATGGCCCAATGGGCATTCGACCAAATGGTCGGGAGAGGATTAACTCCTGATGTGGTGATCTACACCATTATGATGAATGGATATTGCCAAAGGAAACTCCTGCAGGAAGCCTCTGCTCTTTTTGGTGATATGAAGAAAAGGCACATTAGTCCTGACATTATAACTCATACGGTATTTATTGATGGGAAATGTAAAAGAACCTTGAAAATGGCTCGATCTAAAAAAGATTTAGAAGGAAACAAGACAGTAAAACAGATAGCTTCAAATTTTTTGCTTGAAATGAAGGacaagaaattaaagcctGATGTCATTTGCTACACAGCACTGATTGACAGTCAGTGCAAGTCAGGGAACCTTCAAGAAGCTGTTTCTCTTTTCAATGAGTTGATTGAACAAGGTTTACTACCTGACACTGTGGCATACACAGCCCTTATTTCTGGCTATTGCAAGCAAGGAAATGTGGACAAGGCTTTTACTCTTATGGATGAGATGAAATCCAAAGGAATACAACCAGATGACCGCACTATGGTACCATTGGTTCAAGTAATCAAAGATTCATGA
- the LOC125187560 gene encoding hydrophobic protein LTI6B-like has protein sequence MAAATCIDIIVAIILPPLGVFLKFGCKHEFWICLLLTLFGYIPGIIYAVYAITKDSN, from the exons ATGGCGGCAGCAACTTGTATTGATATTATTGTGGCAATTATTTTGCCCCCTCTTGGTGTATTCCTCAAGTTCGGCTGCAAG CATGAATTCTGGATATGTTTGCTGCTCACCCTTTTTGGTTATATTCCTGGAATCATATATGCTGTCTATGCCATCACAAAGGATTCGAATTAG